From Cognatishimia activa, one genomic window encodes:
- the bktB gene encoding beta-ketothiolase BktB: MTKSVVIASGVRTAIGTFGGALSGLSPCDLGTAVAEEAIKRAGIDAADVEQTVLGNVIHTQPEDMYISRVVAMRAGVPETSPALTLNRLCGSGLQSVVTAAEQIMLGNASIALAGGAECMSRAGHLLTQARHGQKMGDTKAIDMMVGALTDPFGNGHMGVTAENIADQDNISREFQDAFALESHRRASKAIEAGYFKDQILPITAKKGRKEIVFDTDEHVRHDVAIENLEKLRPAFRKEGTVTAGNASGINDGAAALILAEEEAALAKGITPVARIVSYGLGGVAPNVMGMGPVPATKQALERAQLTIDDLDVIESNEAFAAQACAVSKALNFNADKVNPNGGAIALGHPIGASGAIILVKLLHELQRTSGRYGLATMCIGGGQGIAVVVESLI, encoded by the coding sequence ATGACCAAATCCGTTGTAATCGCATCCGGTGTCAGAACCGCCATCGGAACGTTTGGCGGCGCACTCTCAGGATTGTCGCCTTGTGATCTGGGTACAGCCGTCGCGGAAGAAGCGATCAAACGTGCGGGCATCGATGCAGCTGACGTTGAACAAACCGTACTTGGGAATGTAATCCATACGCAGCCAGAAGATATGTATATCAGTCGCGTTGTTGCCATGCGCGCGGGGGTGCCAGAGACATCTCCGGCACTAACGCTAAATCGCCTTTGTGGTTCTGGTCTTCAATCGGTTGTGACAGCTGCTGAGCAGATCATGCTTGGCAATGCAAGCATCGCGCTTGCCGGTGGAGCCGAATGCATGAGTCGCGCTGGCCACCTTCTGACGCAAGCACGCCATGGGCAAAAGATGGGTGACACTAAGGCCATCGATATGATGGTCGGAGCCCTAACTGACCCTTTTGGAAACGGCCATATGGGGGTAACCGCTGAAAACATCGCTGATCAAGACAATATATCGCGTGAATTTCAGGATGCATTTGCGCTCGAAAGCCATCGCCGCGCATCAAAGGCCATCGAGGCCGGGTATTTCAAGGACCAGATTTTGCCCATAACGGCAAAAAAGGGTCGCAAAGAAATAGTTTTCGATACTGACGAGCATGTACGGCATGACGTGGCAATCGAAAACCTTGAAAAACTGCGCCCCGCTTTTCGCAAGGAAGGTACAGTAACTGCAGGCAATGCATCCGGCATCAATGATGGCGCAGCTGCGCTCATTCTTGCAGAAGAGGAAGCGGCACTAGCGAAGGGCATTACTCCTGTCGCGAGAATTGTGAGCTATGGCCTGGGAGGTGTTGCTCCAAATGTCATGGGAATGGGACCAGTTCCTGCGACAAAGCAAGCGCTAGAACGTGCCCAGCTGACTATAGATGATCTGGATGTGATCGAGAGCAATGAAGCTTTCGCCGCCCAAGCTTGCGCTGTTTCCAAGGCGCTAAATTTTAACGCCGATAAAGTGAACCCGAATGGTGGCGCCATTGCGCTTGGGCATCCGATCGGAGCATCGGGCGCAATCATCCTGGTCAAGCTCTTACACGAGCTGCAACGCACATCCGGTCGATATGGGCTTGCCACAATGTGCATAGGTGGTGGGCAAGGTATTGCAGTTGTGGTTGAATCACTTATCTAG
- a CDS encoding TetR/AcrR family transcriptional regulator: protein MPRTAQFDRNDIVSRAQSLFWQRGWAGTSMKDIERVLGIRPGSFYAAFGSKEALYAETLDLYAERGTARLRALADDLGPIGALKAYVLGFADRENSDRAKACMLVKTLLEVQGLQEALSDKAHSLLDQMEKQFEALFVAAQDANEIAAHYDPASLARRYQSDLIGLRASLERKSVDVEALAQEIAGELDQLV from the coding sequence CCGCCCAATTTGATCGAAATGACATTGTATCTCGTGCTCAGAGCCTCTTTTGGCAGCGCGGCTGGGCGGGGACCTCGATGAAGGATATCGAGAGAGTGCTGGGCATCCGGCCGGGCAGTTTCTACGCTGCCTTTGGTTCCAAAGAGGCACTCTATGCCGAGACGCTCGATTTATATGCGGAACGCGGCACCGCTCGCCTCCGGGCACTTGCGGATGATTTGGGACCAATCGGAGCACTGAAAGCTTATGTTCTTGGCTTTGCCGATCGCGAAAACAGTGATCGAGCGAAAGCCTGTATGCTGGTGAAAACACTGCTCGAAGTCCAAGGGCTTCAAGAGGCTCTTTCGGACAAGGCACATAGTCTTCTTGATCAGATGGAAAAGCAATTTGAGGCGCTTTTTGTTGCTGCTCAAGACGCTAATGAGATTGCAGCGCATTATGACCCGGCCAGTCTCGCCCGGCGCTATCAGTCGGACCTCATAGGATTGCGTGCTTCACTGGAACGCAAAAGCGTGGATGTAGAAGCGCTGGCCCAAGAAATCGCTGGAGAGCTCGATCAATTGGTCTAA